One Bacillota bacterium DNA window includes the following coding sequences:
- a CDS encoding hydrogenase iron-sulfur subunit: MVNLAMGMRASDTVREGFEPRIIGFLCNWCSYAGADLAGTSRLAYPANLRVIRVMCSGRVDPEMMIEPFLRGADGVMVLGCHIGDCHYLTGNCQAEQRVSAVWKVLDHLGVDRRRLFLDWVSAAEGERFAEMVEGFVESVKALGPAGGGPASKEGLSQEELGFRCEVAQRVVSGERFRWLVGRIKALSEEGNAYRARVSPEKAGALMQSVVAEECLRAAIEALAGKAPVSVRDIASRLGISTHLVLEQTAYLKRRGTIEQYDVLGRSPRYVLAGART, translated from the coding sequence GTGGTGAACCTCGCGATGGGGATGCGCGCGTCCGACACCGTGCGTGAGGGGTTTGAGCCACGGATAATCGGATTCTTGTGCAACTGGTGCTCGTACGCCGGGGCGGACCTTGCCGGCACGTCGAGGCTGGCGTACCCCGCGAACCTACGCGTGATCCGGGTGATGTGCTCGGGTCGCGTGGACCCGGAGATGATGATCGAACCTTTCTTACGAGGGGCGGACGGCGTCATGGTGCTCGGCTGCCATATCGGCGACTGTCACTACCTGACCGGGAATTGCCAAGCCGAGCAGCGGGTGAGCGCGGTCTGGAAGGTCCTCGACCACCTTGGGGTGGACCGCAGGAGGCTTTTTCTCGATTGGGTGTCGGCGGCGGAGGGTGAGAGGTTCGCCGAGATGGTGGAGGGGTTCGTGGAGAGCGTGAAGGCTCTCGGCCCCGCAGGCGGAGGGCCCGCGTCAAAGGAAGGGCTTTCCCAAGAGGAGCTGGGGTTCAGGTGTGAGGTGGCACAGCGTGTGGTCTCCGGCGAGCGGTTCAGGTGGCTCGTGGGGCGCATCAAGGCTCTGAGCGAGGAGGGCAACGCTTACCGTGCGAGAGTCTCACCGGAAAAGGCGGGCGCACTCATGCAAAGCGTTGTCGCCGAGGAGTGCTTGAGAGCGGCGATAGAGGCCTTGGCAGGGAAGGCACCCGTTTCGGTGCGAGACATAGCCTCGCGCCTGGGCATTTCCACGCATCTCGTGCTGGAGCAGACGGCGTATCTCAAGCGGCGTGGCACCATCGAGCAGTATGACGTCTTGGGACGCTCGCCTAGATACGTGCTGGCGGGCGCGCGCACCTAG